The following coding sequences lie in one Halorarum halophilum genomic window:
- a CDS encoding glycosyltransferase, which translates to MTGHNSKSTNETTVDWNIVSVNKLYYPQIGGVESVVRAISEGMADRGHRVNVVASVPRGWGNRERHNGVTVRKTGSFGVVKSVPIAPGFPKQLRDAARTADILHHHLPNPLGPVSDLFVSTGDAQTVVTYHSDIVRQKLALKAYKPVLKRFLAAADRIVVTSPRLRDNSELLSAHTEKCDVVPLSVPLDEYGTYDGSAYDIPIDKDTETVLFVGRLNYYKGVTHLLNAMADVDANLLIVGDGDRRTALERQVTELGLEDSVTFLGHVDDELLHYCYSVADMFVLPSVEASEAFGIVQLEAMAYELPVVNTDLPTGVPWVSVDGQTGRTVQPRDSKALAAAIQTLLDNPERRRQYGKNARQRVEEQFSRATMLDSMAAVYDSVLN; encoded by the coding sequence ATGACGGGCCACAACTCCAAGTCGACCAATGAAACGACGGTAGATTGGAACATTGTCAGTGTCAACAAACTCTACTATCCGCAAATCGGCGGTGTCGAGAGCGTCGTCCGCGCGATTAGTGAGGGAATGGCCGACCGAGGGCATCGTGTGAACGTGGTCGCCTCTGTTCCGCGTGGTTGGGGGAACCGAGAGCGACACAATGGCGTCACGGTTCGCAAGACCGGAAGTTTCGGCGTCGTGAAATCTGTCCCGATAGCGCCAGGGTTCCCGAAGCAGCTCCGGGACGCCGCTCGAACGGCAGACATTCTTCACCATCATCTCCCGAATCCACTGGGACCGGTCTCGGATCTGTTCGTCTCGACGGGGGACGCCCAAACGGTCGTGACATACCACAGTGACATCGTCCGACAGAAGCTCGCTCTCAAGGCGTACAAACCCGTTCTAAAGAGGTTCCTGGCAGCGGCCGACCGTATCGTCGTTACGTCGCCGCGACTTCGCGACAATTCCGAATTGCTCTCGGCACACACCGAGAAATGTGACGTCGTCCCTCTCTCTGTCCCCCTCGACGAATACGGGACCTACGATGGATCGGCGTACGATATCCCGATTGACAAAGACACTGAGACCGTCCTGTTCGTGGGACGTCTGAACTACTACAAGGGAGTGACGCACCTTCTGAACGCGATGGCTGACGTAGATGCGAACCTCCTCATCGTCGGTGACGGGGATCGCCGAACTGCCCTAGAACGGCAGGTGACGGAACTGGGTCTTGAGGACTCGGTCACGTTTCTCGGGCACGTCGACGACGAACTGCTCCACTACTGTTACTCTGTCGCCGATATGTTTGTGTTGCCATCCGTCGAGGCAAGCGAGGCATTCGGCATCGTCCAGCTGGAGGCGATGGCGTACGAACTCCCGGTCGTCAACACCGACCTCCCGACCGGTGTTCCATGGGTCAGTGTCGATGGACAGACGGGACGGACAGTCCAGCCAAGGGATTCGAAAGCGTTGGCTGCTGCCATACAGACACTACTCGACAATCCGGAGAGACGGCGCCAATACGGGAAAAACGCACGGCAGCGGGTTGAGGAGCAGTTCAGTCGTGCGACAATGCTGGACTCGATGGCGGCAGTCTACGACTCGGTTCTCAATTAA
- a CDS encoding glycosyltransferase → MGHDVTVLTLRTEDDHPHVEERDGYTVARYQTTVSALGNEMSLDVASYLRSADDFDAIHAHSHLYSSTNLAALKQVFSETFVITIHVTNTIVI, encoded by the coding sequence ATGGGGCACGACGTGACAGTGCTGACGTTACGGACGGAGGACGACCATCCGCACGTCGAGGAACGTGACGGATACACCGTCGCTCGCTATCAGACGACGGTGAGTGCCCTTGGGAACGAAATGTCGCTGGATGTGGCGTCGTACCTCCGAAGTGCGGACGACTTCGACGCGATCCACGCACACTCGCACCTGTACTCCTCGACGAACCTCGCCGCACTGAAGCAGGTATTCAGTGAGACGTTTGTGATAACAATACACGTGACAAATACAATTGTAATTTAA
- a CDS encoding sugar transferase — translation MNAGWRYRLLGVLGVALLSAITVSLVNNASVQTAAAAVPVLSRLSSEPAGTAEFTIEVLATVAVFVGAFLPLYKPRPRRILDTVALAQKRVLVAMFALATIGYFDWTYRLPRLTVLLVTPMLFVALPAWFAWIRRRPTEGHERAIVVGDDPDLIGEVAREVEIPLLGYLCPTSAFRVDVGDDGRIPAMADGGHTHVGLDRLGGLSRIEDILVEYDINTVILAFEHADRAEFFGALDACYEHGVAAKVHRDHADSVLTSGEGVGTLLDVEVEPWDVQDYIAKRVFDVVFSVIGLVVLAPVIVGIAVAIKLDDGGSVLYQQERTAVFGETFDVYKFRSMVEDAEGETGATISEEDAGGVDQRVTSVGRVLRQTHLDEIPQLLSVLKGDMSVVGPRPERPELDTDIRTGTVNWQKRWFVKPGLTGLAQVNHVTGAEPSEKIRYDLEYVRRQSFWFDVKMVVRQLWKLFANATDAVFGRRG, via the coding sequence ATGAATGCGGGCTGGCGGTACCGACTGCTGGGCGTCCTCGGCGTAGCCCTGCTCTCGGCGATCACGGTCTCGCTCGTCAACAACGCGAGCGTCCAGACTGCGGCGGCGGCAGTGCCCGTCCTCTCACGACTCTCGTCCGAGCCAGCGGGGACGGCCGAGTTCACGATCGAGGTGCTGGCCACGGTCGCGGTGTTCGTCGGGGCGTTCCTCCCGCTGTACAAGCCACGGCCGCGGCGCATCCTCGACACGGTCGCGCTCGCCCAGAAGCGCGTGCTCGTGGCGATGTTCGCGCTGGCGACGATCGGCTACTTCGACTGGACCTACCGGCTGCCGCGACTGACCGTGCTGCTGGTGACGCCGATGCTGTTCGTCGCGTTGCCGGCGTGGTTCGCCTGGATCCGACGGCGGCCGACCGAGGGGCACGAGCGGGCGATCGTGGTCGGGGACGACCCGGACCTGATCGGGGAGGTCGCACGCGAGGTGGAGATTCCGCTGCTGGGCTACCTCTGTCCGACGAGCGCGTTCCGGGTCGACGTCGGCGACGACGGGCGGATTCCGGCGATGGCCGACGGTGGGCACACGCATGTTGGCCTGGACCGGCTGGGTGGGCTGTCCCGCATCGAGGACATTCTGGTCGAGTACGACATCAACACGGTCATACTGGCGTTCGAGCACGCAGATAGAGCGGAGTTCTTCGGGGCGCTGGATGCCTGTTACGAGCACGGCGTCGCGGCGAAGGTGCACCGCGACCACGCTGACTCGGTGTTGACCTCGGGGGAGGGCGTGGGGACGCTGCTGGACGTGGAGGTCGAGCCGTGGGACGTGCAGGACTACATCGCGAAACGGGTGTTCGACGTGGTGTTCTCGGTGATTGGGTTGGTCGTGTTAGCTCCCGTTATCGTGGGGATTGCGGTGGCGATCAAGTTGGACGATGGGGGGTCCGTGTTGTACCAGCAGGAACGGACGGCCGTGTTCGGGGAGACGTTCGACGTGTACAAGTTCCGGTCGATGGTCGAGGACGCGGAAGGAGAGACGGGTGCGACGATCAGTGAAGAGGACGCCGGCGGTGTTGATCAACGTGTGACGTCGGTGGGACGAGTGCTGCGGCAGACACATCTGGACGAGATACCGCAACTGTTGTCGGTGCTAAAAGGCGACATGAGCGTCGTTGGGCCGCGTCCTGAGCGGCCGGAGCTAGATACGGACATTCGGACTGGAACTGTGAATTGGCAGAAGCGGTGGTTCGTGAAGCCGGGGTTGACGGGCCTGGCACAGGTGAACCACGTGACTGGGGCAGAGCCCAGTGAGAAGATTCGGTACGATCTTGAGTACGTGCGGCGCCAGTCGTTCTGGTTCGACGTGAAGATGGTCGTCCGGCAGTTGTGGAAGCTGTTCGCGAACGCGACCGACGCCGTGTTTGGTCGGCGTGGATGA
- the aglF gene encoding UTP--glucose-1-phosphate uridylyltransferase AglF, producing MQAVVLAAGEGTRLRPLTEDKPKGMVEVAGQPILTHCFDQLVDLGASELIVVVGYLKETIISHYGDEYEGIPITYAHQREQKGLAHALLTVEEHIDDDFMLILGDNIFQANLEDVVQRQQEDRADAAFLVEEVPWEEAGRYGVCDTNKYGEIVDVIEKPEDPPSNLVMTGFYTFTPAIFHACHLVQPSNRNEYEISDAVGLLIASGRTIDAIALDGWRMDIGYPEDRDEAERRLTGELEDAEANA from the coding sequence ATGCAGGCTGTCGTACTCGCCGCGGGGGAGGGAACGCGGCTCCGCCCGCTCACCGAGGACAAACCGAAGGGGATGGTCGAGGTGGCCGGCCAGCCGATCCTCACCCACTGTTTCGATCAACTTGTCGACCTCGGGGCGAGCGAGCTCATCGTCGTCGTGGGCTACCTGAAGGAGACGATCATCAGCCACTACGGCGACGAGTACGAGGGCATCCCGATCACGTACGCCCACCAGCGCGAGCAGAAGGGGCTCGCACACGCCCTGTTGACCGTCGAGGAGCACATCGACGACGATTTCATGCTCATCCTCGGCGACAACATCTTCCAGGCGAACCTCGAGGACGTCGTCCAGCGCCAGCAGGAGGACCGCGCCGACGCGGCGTTCCTTGTCGAGGAGGTCCCCTGGGAGGAGGCGGGTCGGTATGGGGTGTGTGATACGAACAAGTACGGCGAGATCGTCGACGTCATCGAGAAACCGGAGGACCCCCCCTCGAATCTCGTGATGACGGGGTTCTACACGTTCACGCCGGCCATCTTCCACGCCTGCCACCTGGTCCAGCCGTCGAACCGGAACGAGTACGAGATCTCCGACGCGGTCGGCCTGCTGATCGCGAGCGGGCGGACGATCGACGCGATCGCGCTCGACGGCTGGCGCATGGACATCGGCTATCCCGAGGACCGCGACGAGGCGGAGCGGCGGCTCACCGGTGAACTCGAGGACGCCGAAGCGAACGCGTAG
- the aglM gene encoding UDP-glucose 6-dehydrogenase AglM has product MEIKVIGSGYVGSTLAASLADLGHLVTAIDIDEDVVAAINDGRAPIHEPGLDELIAEHAGTTLRATTTYDSVADADVTFLAIQTPAREDGSIDTGVLEAAAEMTGEALANSGDHHLVVAKSTVVPPALADVRAALRRGLGEDLATDDTGLVAFGTNPEFLREGTAVEDFTHPDKLVVGTDVDWAHERLEAVFEPLLERHDAPVVRTDPETAMMIKYANNAFLAAKVSLINDLGNVCKEFSLDAYEVADAIGLDHRISEHFLRSGLGWGGSCFPKDTAALIAAAQEAGYDPAMLTAAVEVNDRQPERLLDILASHVDLEGARIAVLGLAFKPGTDDVRHSRAIPVIEGLLDRGADVVAYDPVATDNMRERFPDIEYAGSAAEALSGADGAAVVTGWDEFRALDAEFDAMTSPVVVDGRRIVEPTDELIYEGLTW; this is encoded by the coding sequence ATGGAGATCAAAGTCATCGGCTCGGGCTACGTCGGGTCGACGCTGGCGGCGTCGCTGGCGGATCTCGGCCACCTCGTGACGGCGATCGACATCGATGAGGACGTGGTCGCGGCCATCAACGACGGCAGGGCACCCATCCACGAACCCGGCCTCGACGAATTAATCGCCGAACACGCAGGGACGACCCTCCGCGCGACCACGACCTACGACTCCGTCGCCGACGCGGACGTCACCTTCCTCGCGATCCAGACGCCCGCCCGCGAGGACGGCAGCATCGATACGGGGGTCCTGGAAGCCGCCGCTGAGATGACCGGCGAGGCCCTCGCCAATAGCGGAGACCACCATCTCGTCGTCGCCAAGAGCACCGTCGTTCCGCCGGCACTCGCCGATGTCCGCGCAGCGCTCCGACGTGGACTCGGCGAGGACCTCGCGACCGACGACACGGGTCTCGTCGCGTTCGGGACGAACCCGGAGTTCTTGCGAGAGGGAACTGCGGTCGAGGACTTCACCCACCCGGACAAGCTCGTCGTCGGCACGGACGTCGACTGGGCGCACGAGCGCCTGGAGGCCGTGTTCGAACCTCTTCTGGAACGCCACGACGCACCGGTCGTTCGAACCGACCCGGAGACGGCGATGATGATCAAGTACGCGAACAACGCCTTCCTCGCAGCCAAGGTCAGCCTCATCAACGACCTCGGGAACGTCTGCAAGGAGTTCAGCCTCGACGCGTACGAGGTGGCCGACGCGATCGGCCTCGACCACCGGATCAGCGAACACTTCCTCAGGAGTGGACTCGGCTGGGGCGGGAGCTGTTTTCCCAAGGATACGGCAGCACTCATCGCGGCCGCCCAAGAGGCGGGCTACGACCCCGCGATGCTCACTGCGGCGGTCGAGGTGAACGACCGGCAGCCGGAAAGGCTTCTGGACATCCTCGCGAGCCACGTCGACCTCGAGGGGGCGCGCATCGCGGTCCTCGGATTGGCATTCAAACCGGGCACGGACGACGTTCGGCACTCACGCGCCATTCCCGTCATCGAGGGACTCCTGGACCGGGGAGCCGACGTCGTCGCGTACGATCCGGTCGCGACCGACAACATGCGCGAGCGTTTCCCGGACATCGAGTACGCCGGCTCAGCGGCGGAGGCACTCTCGGGCGCCGATGGTGCTGCTGTCGTTACCGGCTGGGACGAGTTCAGGGCGCTGGACGCGGAGTTCGACGCGATGACCTCTCCGGTCGTCGTCGACGGACGACGGATCGTCGAGCCGACTGATGAGCTCATCTACGAGGGGCTGACCTGGTGA
- a CDS encoding cupin domain-containing protein, which yields MGYSKENYEDVEPKAPGMYFLRDALGCEQLGLTVVEGDEEWSGMEHDHEDEEQEEVYLLLEGSGRITVDGEEVSLESGDVVRVPPSATREYEFDEASRMIIAGAP from the coding sequence ATGGGCTACTCGAAGGAGAACTACGAGGACGTCGAGCCGAAAGCGCCCGGGATGTACTTCCTCCGCGACGCGCTGGGCTGTGAACAGCTCGGGCTCACCGTCGTCGAGGGTGACGAGGAGTGGTCCGGGATGGAACACGACCACGAGGACGAGGAGCAGGAGGAAGTGTACCTCCTGCTGGAGGGCTCCGGGCGTATCACCGTCGACGGCGAGGAGGTTTCCCTCGAGTCCGGGGACGTCGTCCGAGTGCCGCCCTCGGCCACGCGGGAGTACGAGTTCGACGAGGCGAGTCGGATGATTATCGCCGGCGCGCCGTGA
- a CDS encoding CPBP family intramembrane glutamic endopeptidase — MTAQVDAMLFDLDTQAAAETEGLGAAIGASPWVAVLLLVGNGLLAPIAEERVWRGIVQTELVDTWGVAPGIAVTAVLFALKHVVVDGSVARLTTLLALGLVFGLVRHRWGTASSTVTHVATNTIASASIIAVSLYGPV; from the coding sequence GTGACCGCACAGGTCGACGCCATGCTGTTCGATCTTGACACACAGGCAGCGGCCGAGACCGAGGGACTCGGCGCCGCGATCGGGGCGTCGCCGTGGGTCGCCGTCCTGCTCCTCGTCGGGAACGGCCTCCTCGCGCCGATCGCCGAGGAACGGGTCTGGCGGGGGATCGTCCAGACCGAGCTCGTCGACACTTGGGGCGTCGCTCCGGGGATCGCCGTCACGGCGGTACTGTTCGCGCTCAAGCACGTCGTCGTCGACGGCTCCGTCGCTAGGCTGACGACGCTCCTCGCGCTCGGCCTCGTCTTCGGTCTCGTCCGGCACCGCTGGGGGACCGCGAGCAGCACTGTGACCCACGTCGCCACCAACACCATCGCCTCCGCCAGCATCATCGCGGTCTCGCTCTACGGCCCGGTCTGA
- a CDS encoding helix-turn-helix transcriptional regulator encodes MIERESGDVTELLDVSISRMDVLDLLRTGPLRRAELESDLGVSKTTAHRIVRALSDHGLVERTVEGYALTPFGQVAAEEVVRTRRTFEAADALRPFLDAIAAVPFDLDVSQFADAVVTTARPTDPYPPVARFMELLAGSSTLRGFDTTTIAPIFVDDIRREILGGMEVSVVYLPDTAAQIADAHPEELADSMASGNVELFTSESLPFGLALFDDRIGIGAYDTGTGMLTTFVDTDDPDAIEWGKALYEHYREDAEPFEPRV; translated from the coding sequence ATGATAGAGCGGGAGTCGGGGGACGTCACCGAACTTCTCGACGTGTCCATCTCCCGGATGGACGTCCTCGACCTGTTGCGGACCGGCCCGCTCCGTCGGGCAGAACTCGAATCCGACCTCGGGGTCTCCAAGACGACGGCCCACCGGATCGTCAGGGCGCTCTCGGACCACGGCCTCGTCGAGCGGACAGTCGAGGGCTACGCGCTGACCCCGTTCGGCCAGGTCGCGGCAGAGGAGGTGGTCCGGACGCGGCGAACCTTCGAGGCGGCCGACGCCCTGCGCCCCTTCCTTGACGCCATCGCGGCGGTTCCGTTCGACCTCGACGTCTCGCAGTTCGCGGACGCCGTCGTCACGACGGCCCGACCGACCGACCCCTACCCGCCGGTCGCGCGCTTCATGGAGCTGCTGGCCGGGTCGAGCACGCTCAGGGGGTTCGACACGACCACCATCGCGCCGATCTTCGTCGACGACATCCGTCGGGAGATCCTCGGCGGGATGGAGGTGAGCGTCGTCTACCTCCCGGACACTGCCGCCCAGATCGCCGACGCCCACCCTGAGGAACTCGCCGACTCGATGGCGAGCGGGAACGTGGAACTGTTCACGAGCGAGTCGCTCCCGTTCGGCCTGGCGCTGTTCGACGACCGGATCGGCATCGGCGCGTACGACACCGGGACGGGCATGTTGACCACCTTCGTCGACACGGACGACCCCGACGCGATCGAGTGGGGCAAGGCCCTCTACGAGCACTACCGCGAGGACGCCGAGCCGTTCGAGCCACGGGTATGA